ACCTTGGCATTCCAGGGCTCTAGGTCACTCTGCTGCCCAGACACCTCCAGATGCCTTGCCCTGGAGAGTGCCCACGCTCACGGCCAGGCTTTAAGGCCCCATCGTCTGAGCCCAGccactttcccctcccctctgtaCCTTTGCGCTTCCTCCTCCAGAAATCCCATCCATGATGCCCTGTTCAGCTCCATCTCCATCTcaccccctccaggaagccttctggcCCCACCCCTATCTCCTGtggcacctattatgtgcctacAGAGCCATTTATCTTGACCCTCACAACAGCTTTGCCAGGCAGGCTTGCTTTGCATTTACATtctaaaaaaatgaggaaacaaggctcagagaggttgagtcatTTTCCTAAGACCACACAGCTGGAAAGTGCTGGAATTTAAATCCAGATCTATCTGACCTTGGAGCACTCATTGGAGATACTTCCTATTGTACCTCTTGAGAGCTGGATATCTTTTCTCATGctatagttaatttttttcctattaaaaataacatttaatattgggaaaaagagcaaaaaaaacaaGTCAACTGTGATCCCACCACCCAGCCGCAGTCACTTTAACATTTGGCTGAACATGCTTCCAGTCTCCTGTGCCTGCACATAAATGCATGTGTGTACATTCACCCACGTATGTTCTCATGGCAATCTCATGCAATCGCCTCGTGAACATCTCTGATCTCACCACCTAGGATGTAGTCCAAAAGGGGAGCAGTTTTCATCTTCACTTCACCTGTCCCCGGTACCTGGCACGCAGCAGGTACATAATAAGCACTGGTGATCTGACTGTAGGATGATCATGCGGCAGAGAAAAAAAACGAAGACCTGGTGCTCATTCCGATTTTGTCACAGACAAGCTGTGTGACTTGACTCTCTCTGAGCCTGGTTCCCTTGTTTGAGGGAAAGAAATCTAGGACTGGATGATGTCTGAGGAAGGAATGTGGCTTCTCACCTGGagtggaagggaggaggaaaCTGGGGCAGAGCTCCTGTCTCAGGCTTTGGAGCACTtgctggagggtggggggaggacagacagacacagagacacagagcaaGATGAAGGAGTGAGTCCGCTTTCTACCACCACAATCATCTACCcaactccccctcccaccctccctcattatGGACCCTCCTTAGCAATGACATTGGGAACAGCGCTCACCATGTCCCCAGGCACCCCTGGCAGACAAAAGTTCCTATTTGCTGTGTAGAAGACCTGCCCGACCGTCTGTGAGAGCTGGGCCTTTTCCACAGTCCATGGGACCTCTGGGCAGGAGGACACACACACCTGGGGGCAGAGAGCATGCTGAGGGGCTGGTATGAAGACCCTGGGGGAGATCTGGGGACAGAGGCAGGTCCCAGACTCTGACCTGGGGTGTGGGGCACTCCGGGCCATTCTGGGTGATCCCGATGATGTTGGTGGTTAGGACGCAGCTGAAGATGTTGAAGTATAGGAGATATGGTTTATCTCTGTAGGAGAGAAGGAAGCGTATGCATCAGGGCTTGGTCAAGCCTCCGGGAAAGAGAGGGACTGCCAGGGCTGTGCCTCAAGAGTGCAATGGGCCCAGTTCCTGGCctcaggaagctcagctcagctGGGGAGGTATGGGAGACGCCTGAAAGATTGCCCAGAGGAATTCAGCATCGCCACTGCTAACAAAAGGGTTAAGAGCTTGAACTCTGGAGCCAGCTTTATGACCTTGAATAAGTCATCTAACCACTCACTGCCTCAGTTCCATCACATGTAAAattatagtacctacctcacaaggtttaaatgagtttgtgtgtgtaAAGTACACTGCCTGCCTGGAATGCCATATAAATGTTAgtggttttattatttattgaacgTTTCCTGCATGCTGGGACTGATAGCCTTGCTTCTGGAATCATCCTTGTGTTtcagaagaagaaatcaaagttCGGAGATGTTGAGTACCTTGCCGGAGGTCACAAACCAGAACTTACTTAGCCCAGTTGGGGATTCAAATGACCATCTCTGAACCCTAAAACCCATGCATTTAACCATGACTCTTTGCTGCCTCCTAATTCTAGGGGGACTCAGAAGCCACTGGCCAGCAGTGGAGGCTGTTCTACGTGGCCTGGAGTGGTGAGATTCAGGGAGGCTGAGGTGGAGTGGTCCCCTACCCATCCCCCATctcacctccctcctgccccctcttCTTGCCTTCATACTCACTTGTTTTCCCCGATCCCGCAATAGGCCCCAGTAGAGTTCCTGGGGTAGAGGACTTGCTGGGGGTCTCCATACACCCAGGctggagacagagacacacagatgaATCAGCGGAGTGCGGTAGGGACTTAAGAGGGAAAGGCCGTGGGTGTGGTCCCTCCTTGGGACAATAATGTCCCCCAGCCACTGCCCAGCTCTGCACTGCCAGAAACTCACCCACAAGCCCCACGGCGATGTAACCCagaatgaagaggaagaagaggacacAGCAGATGATATCTGTGCAGCTCCTTGGAGAGAAATGGGGGAAACCTTTGGAGAGGGCATGCTGGGGAGTGGGGGGGTAGCATGGTCTGGAGGAGTCGTGCTTTGGAGAGTTGGGGGATGCTGGAAAGTAGGCATAGGTagctttcattttattctctttaagaAAACCTTTTTCTGGGTGGGTAAACTTTCTTCTGAAGTTTAAAACAGGAAAGGGCACAGTTCAGAAGTGCTCAGCTGGATGAATTTTCCCAAAGGACACATGCCTGTGTAGCCAGCTCCCAGGCCAAGACACAGAACATCACCAGCAGCCGGGAAGCCCCCTTGTGCCCCCTCCACACACGACAGTCTCCCCAGGGCCACCACTCTCCTGGGGCAGGAGGTTTTTTCCTCACAAGTTTCTTACCAATATTTCAGCAAATATGAAGCAAAACCCAGACACCGCCCCCATCCGCCCCCCGACCCCACCAGCACAGTGCCCAGAACTCACCTGTTCTTGATGGGGCCTCGAAAGGAGGAGTCATATTTGGCTGGTTTCCCTGAAGGGCATGGGGAGGAGTGTGGAGAGTGAGGCATTGAGAGGGGTCTCTCGCCCCATTTCCAGTCCCTCCAAACCCTTCCCCACAGCAGGAGATACGCTGCGCCAGGGTCCTACCTGGTCCTCAGGAGTCTGGGGGGGAGATAGacaggggcagggctggcaggAGGGGAAATTAGAGAACGGGAAGGGTGGGATCGAGGCTTGGTCAGCAGCTTCACTGGTCACTGTGCCCTCCAACCAGGCGGCCtcggagggaggggaaagggcagCTTTTTATGGGTCATTTACGGCTCACACCTCAACGCCCTCAGCCAAAGTCATCAATTCCCACAGGGACTGGGTGGGGGCGGCCCTGTAGCTCCCACCCCGAAGGGAGCTTAGTCCCCAGGCTACTGCCAGTCTCTGGGAGAGCAGTCAGGGTGACACCTGAGCCGGGCAGTTGAGATTGTGGCCGTGCGTCCTGTTCCTGGTCCTCCCTGAGTACacacagggaggaggtgaggcCAGGCAGCCAGGGTCCTGTGTGGGCACCGAGGAGGGAGGACAGAGGGCTGAGCAAGAGTGTGGGGAGGGGTGCGGTCCGTTCTCCCAGGTGCTCTGGACTCTGTCCCTCCATGGTTCTCAGACGTGATGTCAATGATTGACCCAAAGCTGTTCCAGGAAGTCTGTGGGGTGTCCCCACTGCTCCCTACCCTAACTCCCTTTGGACCAAGCCTCGCCTCTGGAAGGTCCCTCCCTTGGGGTTCCTTCCTTTCCAGACTAGAAGTTCAGACCCCCGAAACCCCAAGGAACCTCTGCAGGCAGGGCCCTAACCCTCACTGCTCACAGGGATCCCAAAGGCTGGTCCCAGTTCCCTCTCCCTGCAGACTcctccaccccgccccctgcccttGTCCTCAGGACCCCTTGGGGCAGCCTCCCAGCCTTTGCTCCTCACAGAGATCCTGGAGACAGGctgcctcctccttctcctcaggCCTTACCCTTCACAGGAACCCCAGAAGTCTGCTGCCCCTATTCCTAATGTGCTCTGAGCGAGACGCCCTCCTAGCAGAGAACCCAGAGGCTGGTCCCCAGCCCTCTCTCTCCACCAAGATCTGCAGCCCCTACTCCTCTCAGGGACCCCCAGCAGAACCCACTGCCCCTGCCACTCCTCACAGACCCCGGCAGGGAGATCCCCAGCACCATTTCCTCTCAGAGACCCAGAGTCCAGGCTGAAACTCCGCCTCCTTCTCAGGAACCCCAAGCTGTTCCTCCTGACAGCGGCCCAGAGCCCAGCtcactcctcccagcccctgagccCCTTCCTCTGCTCAGGACCCTGACCCTGCCTCCTTCAGGCTCTGCTTCCCAGGGCCCTGTCCTGAGGGGCCCAGAGTCCAGGCGTGACATCACCCCCTTGTCCCAGGGACTCCAGCCCCCCTCCTCATGCAGACCCCAGCTTCACACCCCAAAGGCTCCTCAGCAATGGGCACCCCATCCTCCTCCGAGGACCCTGACTCTGTCTCCTTCCATCAGCTGTTCCCTGGGCCCTCCCCTCGGGGACCACGACTCCCCTCAGCTCCTCTCCCTGGTGCCGGCCCAGCTACCGTTCCCCGGAGCAAGCCTCCCCTCCCTCGCCGGGTCCtgggcccccaccccagccttgcCCCCAGCCTCATACCCCCAGCCTCACCGTAGGCCTCGTTCTGGTCCTGTTTTCCCCCCATGGCTCAGTCTCCAGAGTGATTGGAGCCTGGGAGACCTGGCAGCTCACCTGCCACCAGCcccgccctcccaccctcacGTCACAGCCACACCCCTGCCTGTGGTCCCCGACACACTCTAGTTCCTCCTTCTACACTCTGAGCTGGAGGGCTGGAAGCTGGAAGGCAAGCCTGGTACGTGGGTCAGGTCAGGGCTGCTTGCTCCGGCCTCATGGACGATGGCCTCAAGGACTCACACGCTTAAAGAAAACCCTTCAGAATTCTGCAAACTACTTCAATCGGTAGTACAGTCACGCCTACACCCTCCTGCCAAAGATTAAGTGTGGAGATGAGATTTGCCCTGACTAGACCCTGCCCCACAGTAATCCCCTCacaaccctccccctcccctggagGGTAATCCACACCAGCCACACCTGTCCAGCCTGCTTCTCATCCTCTTTCTGCCCCTTGGACCCACATTCCCTCTGGCTGTGTGTGCTTTTCCGCCAACCATCACCCAGTTTATTATAAacccaacatttattgagaacaaaGGAAACCGGTTAGCACAGAGGCCCAATTTCAATTCATTAAACTTCAGCTGAGGGTGGGGAACAGGGGTGTGGCCAGCCCTGAAGTCACCCTCCCAGGGAGGAACCAGCTCTGGGAGAGAGGGGCTGTCAGACCTCCAGGGCCTGGCTGGGATCTGACTGAGGAATGTGTGAAGGGGTAGGGGGAGAGGAGACGGTAGCACCCCCAGGTGTGGGCAGCAAGTGGCAGAGGTGGCTGCTGAGCTGGTGGCTGTCCAGGGGTTGTGGTCCTCTCTCAGGGGTTGACGGGGGGCAGGGAGCCGAGCTCAGGCAGCAGCTCGGGGTGGGGATCCAGGCGGGCCAGGCGGCTCTGCTCCAGGGCAATGGCCTCAGCTGAGTGCTTGCACTTCTCAGAGCCACACTGGCAGGTGAAATATTTGCTTTTGATGTCCCAGAAGCGGTCACCATAGTCAAACCTGTCAGAGAAGCACAAGAGGTCTGTGGGACCCAGACCCACTCCAAAGCACCCACCCCCATCTTTGGATGGGCTCTAAGCCCTCCTCTGTTCTAATGCACCTGCAGCACCAGCACTGCCTGGTAGCTTGTTAGAAGTGAAGATTCTTCAGGCCCCATCCCAAACCTACTGACTCAGAATCTGTGAGGCTCAGGACTCTGTTTACAGTGACATCGGAGAAGCTCTGCTCTAATCCATGCCTGGAAACCAGGCACTCGCCAGCCGTCTGCTTTCGGTCCTGGGCTTGCTGCATCTCCCACACCCTGGCCGAGCCGCAGGACGCCTCACCCCAGTTCCTCCCCGGCCCGGATGTCTCGGGAGCTGAAGAAGGCAATGCGTGGAAATCGCAGGTCTTGGTGCAGCATGAAGACCCGGACGGGGATGATGTTGGGGTCACACAAGTGGTTGATGAAGCGGCTGATGTTGCCGTAGTAACGGGCGTCGATGCAGTACACCTCTCCATCCTGATGGGAGGGCGTCATTCATCACATCTACCACCACCCTGCTGGCTGGGCCAACCTGCCCACCCCCCTGAccacccagcccctcctcctcagGTTTCCATCTGCTGACTGAGAGGAGGGCGGCAGAGGGGTCTCCTGCCCACCTTGTTGTCTAAGTCGAAGAGATAAGAATCATCCTCTCTCACATCAGCCTCAGCATCAGAGATCAGCTCGCCGACATACCTGTCGGGCAGGGAGTGGTGGTTCTggaggtgagcaggggttacCGGGAGCAGGCTCCAGGCCCTGTCTCTCCTCACAGCCCCACGATTCCTCTTCCACTGTTTGCCAGCTGTTCGTGAATCTCACAGATCAACACAGCTGGAGCTGGGGTGGGCGACCCAAGGCACAGTGGGACCCCAAGGATAGCGGACATCatctgggagggagggggtgggtggcCCCCACCCAGAAGGGGGATCAGGAGGAGGAACCTGGCGACACAGGCACGTGAGGGTACACACAGGACACACTCCCGCCAGCTGGGGTCCCACCAGACAACTAGATCAACAGGCGGGACCGGCAGAGTGGGGCCAGGGATGAGCTGGAGAAGCAGTGGTGGGGAAGTTAGAGGGAGGGGCTCGAGCCGCACCAGAGGATGAATCGGGTGAGCACGGCGGCGCCAAGCCTCTGGGGTGAAGGGATCAGTATCTGTGGGCAGTCGGCCTGGGTGGGGAAATCTGTTCAGGCGTAGACACGGGGGTTTGTGGACTAAGGATCACCCAGCAGGTGGGGGCAACGCTGGGCTGACAGGAGAGGGGTGAGGACGGCAGGAAGGGACGGAGCCACAGGAGCTATGAAGAACTGGGGGTGAGCACACCCACGTCTGGAAAGTAGTGGGAGAGGAGCTGGTGAAGAGGAAGAATGGATGGGTCGCGGGTGAGGACGGTGTCATGGGAGCCAGAGCTAAGGGGGGTGGCAGATGCCAGGAGAATGAGGACTGAGACACACGGGTCAGGGAGCGGGACTGCTGAGAGGCGGCATCAGCAGCGGGGTGAGGGTAAAGGCAGATTTGGACAGGGATGAGCAGTGAGTggatgatggggaaactgaggcccaggaggaaGGGGTCGCTTGTCTCAGTCAAATTGAGAGATGACATGATGGAAGAAAAATGAATGGTTTCTTAAATAGGCAATTGGGGCtggatgactttttttctttttttttcttcttttcttttttaaggccaaAGGAGACCTAGATTACGTTTGAAGGCCGTGGAGTAAAAGCCAGGGGACAGGAAGAGGTAACGGATACTGGGAAGAGAAAGAATTGATGGATGGAGAGGCCTGAGGCCCCTGATGAGGTGGACAGAAAGGTAGCTGTTATCACCTCCATTTTGCAGACaagaaaaatgaggctcaaagaggttgtGAACTTGGCCAAGGACACCCAGCTCTGTCTGTCTGTAAAACTGGGGCTTTCCCCAGTTGggaagggcaggggagagggagtgTGAGGCTCGGAAATACACCGAAAAGGGGAGGGAAAGACGCAGGCACTGTGGTCTGGCCAGAGCggaggctgggggatgggggtcAGAGGAGGCTGGCCAGAGTGGGGGCAGCATGAAGAGCTGGGACCCATCAGGGAGGAGGGCAAAGAGGGAGGCCTGGGAGTCAGCCGTGGCCCTGCATCCAGCCCCACGCCCCCAGGAGCCACAGTACCCCCTTCCCACCACTCACTCGCAAATGAAAGTCCCCTGGGGAATGGTCTGTAGGGCTCGGACGCCCCAGCCCATCTTGGCTGTTCGGTAGAGCTGCAGTCGCaccctgggggtgggagagagggtgaTATTCAGTGGCGTGACCTGGAAGCGCCccgagggagagaagggagaaaggggagtGAGGGGAGCTGAGGGGCTGGGCCTCACTTGATGCCACTCTGCACTACCCGGTTCTTGCAGTTTCTCCAGCAGGAGCACGCCTGGTTACACTCAAAAATCAGCGGGGGCTCGATCTTGTTAAATTCCTGGAGCAGCCGCCCGTCCTGGGGttgagggaggggaggacagTGGTTTCTGTGCGGTGCCCACCTCAGCTGCCCAGGACTCCCAAGACTTCACAGAAAAATCCACTGCTGACCCCAACCCAGACACAGGGAGGACAGGCTGGGGGAGGCCACATATGCTCTTAGTTTATCCAACAGGAAACACACAACCATCGCCCTGGGTTTGCGTATACCTGGGCCAGGCCCCTCTCTGTCCTGGCAACATCCTAGGAATCCCAGGTCTCGCCCTGCCCTCTTTGCTGCTTCCCCCACAGGGTAGAAGGTGAGGGACAAGGTCCCAGGGAGTTGGTGTCAGAGGCCAGCTCCCCCAAAGGAGTGGATGAGTGCGTGTGCGGCCAGGGTGAGGGCACGTACCTTGTCATACCAGCAGCGAATGCTGAGCTGGCCACACAGGCAGTTGGAGCTGGAGCAGTCATCCCCGCATGTGCAGTGCTGGGGCGGGAGGCAGGGTCAGCTCACCCCCCAGAATCAGCCTTGGCCCCTCAGCTtccactgccccctgccccacaaCTGCTGTCCTTCCTCTAGGGTCCACATTGTAGGACAGTGATGGTGATGGTCCcaggatgagggggaatcaaGCTGTTGCTGATGGGGGTGTCTCTAGGGCCACCATGAGCCCATGTGATACCTTCACGTGTCCTAGAAAAAGGACCCCCTCCCTAGGTGGATGCAAGCCCACACCAGAGCTCCCTTTCAGCCCCACCACCTTGGCCAGGTGCCCTCGTTGGCCCACAGTGTGCCCAGCTGTACTTGGTGGCTCTGGGTGTCCCTTTGGGAGGAGGGCCCAGGGCCCTGCACTCACCTGTAGGTGGGTGATGTTGCGGTCTATGTTCATGGTGGACGTCTCGCAGTTCTCCGAGATGTACTTGTAATCCTCGGGGCAGGGCTCCCCGTCCACACCGTTGACACAGGGAATGGGCACGTTCTCATAGCCCCGAGCCACGTCCCTGGCAGGAGGGGAGATGGAGCTGGGTGGCTAGAGCATGGGGTGAGGACTCCCCTaggtggggagagggctgggtgAGGGAAGAGGGTGGCTCTGGGGCTTCACTGGGGCGTGGGGAGTAAGGTGCCCAGATAAAAGGCAGGACactcagttaaatctgaatttcagggtGTCAAGAAACAATTTTTTAGTACAGGTATGTCCCAAACACTGCATGGGACACTCCTAACATTAAAAAAGTATGTACTGTTCACCCGAAATTCTAATTTAGCTGGGTGTTGTCTATTTTTATTTGGTGTATCTAGTTGATGTGTGCGTGTGGCGGGCGGACGGGGGACAGAGGTGGTTTTGGGGACTCAGAGGATTcgaggggccgggggagggggcggaggtGGCTCTGGGTAAAGAGAGAGCCCAGGCTCACCGGCAGATGATCTTCTCAGTGCGGATGGCCCGATTTCCCACCCCGAGCCGCAGCTTGCGGTTGAGCTGGAGCGCAAACCACACGTCAGAGCGCTCAGGGGTCAGGTCCCACGCCGTGTCCCCCTCCTTGTTCCGCAGCTCAGGGTTTGCCCCGCGTGACAGGAACAACCTGGGAGGGGACGGGAAGCCTGTGGGGTCCGGGGCTGTGACAGGGGGCAGAGGAGTGtccaggtgggggaggggtggaggctcACAGCACGCAGTCGTGGTAGCTCTCCCGGGCTGCAATGTGTAGGGGCGTGTCCCCGTGGTAGTTGACAGCGTGGAGGTCGCAGCGGGCGTTCAGGAGAACCTCTGCGATGGCGGCGCTGCCGGTGAAGGAGGCCCAGTGCAGGCAGATGTTCTCCTCCTGTGGAGGTGGCACGGGGAGAGGTCTGAACCCAGCCGGCACCTTGCTCAGGGGCGGGGGGCTGCACCCACCTCCCGCATCCCGACCAAACTCTCACATTGTCTGTGAGGGTGACATCGGCGCCCCTTGTCAGCAGCATGCGGATCACCTCGATGTGCTTGTGCTCTGCGGCCCAGATGATGGGCGTCCACCCCCCACTGTcctgtgggtggggagggaaggaggagggtggaGAGGCAGCTCCAGCCCTGCTCACCCAAACAGATGGGgtcaagagcacaggctccggagcTAGACTCACGCTCagagtcccagctccaccactcacaGGCTGTGGAAcgctgggcaagtcatttaacggctccgggtctcagtttcctcgtttATAAAATGGGACTAGTAAGTGCCTATTGCTCAAGGCTGCgaagtgatttttctctttttaaaaagtatgtatttccttgggacttccctggtggtgcagtggttaagaatctgcctgccaatgcaggggacactggttcgagccctggtctgggaagatcccacatgccgtggagcaactaagcccgtgtgccacaactactgaggccgcgtgccacaactactgcagcccgcgcgcctagagcctgtgctcctcaacaaagagaagccaccgtaatgagaagcccgcacaccgcaacaaagagtagcccccgcttgccgcaactagggaaagcccgcgtgcaacaacgaagacccaacacagccaataaataaatacatgaattaaaaaaaaaaaaaaattaaaagaataaaaaatacatatttccttGATCTGCCCACTCAAAAGTCCTAGAAGCAGGAACCCAATAATAATGACCACCCCTACGTACACAGACTGTAGTCTCTAAAAAATACTTCCCATTTAAAGGAACCAGAGTTTCTTAGAGAAATGGTAGATCCTGAGTCTGGGGCAGGATAGGTACTGAAAAGGATGCTCTCAAAGGCCACTGGGTCATTTCAAAAGCCACAGGAGCCTATGGCAAGGGGCTTCTTCTGGACAAAGGACAGAACAATTCAAAGATCAAGACGagcaccccgatgttcactgcagcactatttacaacagccaggacatggaagcaacctaagtgtccatcaacagagaaacagataaagaagatgtggcacatatatacaatggaatattactcagccataaaaaggaacaaaattgggtcatttgtagagacatggatggacctagagagtgtcatacagagtggaggaaatcagaaaaagaaaaacaagtatcttatattaacgcatatatgtggaatctagaaaaatggtaacgatgatcttatttgcaaagcagaaatagagacacagacgtagagaacaaacgtgtggatacgaaggggaggatgggaggaactgggagattgggattgacacatatacgcTATTGATACCACgtataaaacagacaactaaTGAGGacatactgcatagcacagggaactgtacctaacacactgtggtgacctaaatgggaaggaaatccaaaaaagacgggatatatgtgtatgtatagctgattcattttgctgtacagtagaaactaacacaacattgtaaagcaactatactccaataaaaattaattaaaattaaaaaaacccaaagatcAAGAAGAATGACACAAACTAAAACACCTCCAACACGTGAAAAACTGAGTTAGTAAGGAATCTCACTGGACAGTTCTAGAGATTAAGGCCGCAACTCATTCTGAaaactgataaaaagaaaaaagaaagaaacagaagagagtGAAGAGACATACAAACGAAGGGGGAAAAAGAGATGGGGACAGACTGGAACAGTGTGAAATGCAGGGAAAGGGTCAGAGGTCAGATGAGGGAGAAAGGGGACCTAAAGCCTGAGGCTGAGGCAAGGACCCCAGGGGGCTGGGCCGGAAGCCCGGCCGCTGACCTGGGCGTTGACGTCCACCTGTCCCGTGCTGAGCAGCAGGCTGACCATCTCCAGATTCCCAATTTTGGCTGCGTGGTGGAGGCAGGTGGAGCCGTCTTCCTCCTGAGGGCGATGCAGGCAGATGAGCCGGCTGGCTGGCACCTCAGGCCCGGcccctgagccccaccccggcctgcGCGGCCGCGCACCTTGCTGTAGACGCAGCCCCCGCGCTGCACCATGTAGCGAGCCACCTCCAGGTGGTTGTTCACCACGGCCTCCATCAGCGGCGTCCGCTGCTGCTTGTCCACAGCATTGATGTTCGCTCCAGCCTGCAAGGAGGGGGCACGCGGGCTGGcaccagggaggggctgggcaggggaggggggtccTAGGGCTGGGCCCGCGCTGACCTGCAGCAGTACGTGGCAGATCTCCACAGAGCCCTTCTGGGCAGCCGCGTGCAGGGGCGTGCGCTTGCTCTGCTGGTCGCTCTGGAAGTTGGGGTCCAGGTTGTCCACTGTGGGGAGGGCCCGCCACACcgggagagggagggacaggtGGTAAGCAAGCTAGGGGGTGGGtggcacctcctccaggaaggcttctcaGGGCCCCAACCTGAGTCAGGGACCCCTCCTGGGCCTTCTTTGTGCTCACCTCCACTGCAGCACGGCACTGATCAGAGTAAGGAGAGCACCAGCTCTGCCTGAGTTCAAatggccctgcccctgccccttagTACTGCTGTGCACTGGGCAAGgtagttaacctctctgggcctccgctGGGAAGATTTAAGTGAGTGAACGTGCATAAGCACTCAGAACAGTCCCCAGTCCCCATCATCACGGGTTATTCCCCCACCACACTAAGTCCTTCAGGGCAAGGACGACGTCCCTCATTGCTGCCCTCCTGGCCCCGAGTCCAGTGACTGGTACATAATCGGTGCTCAGGCAGGGTTTGCTGAACGAAGGAGTGGAATACTCACACAGCATCAGGATCACCTTCTGCAGCTCCCCTTGCTTCACGGACAGGTATAGCTGCCGGGGGTGGAAACGGAGTTTCTTCCGCCTGCCatggtgagggagggagagggggttgAGTCCCCAGATTCAAGCATCGGTCCCAACACCTGTAGCTCCACACTTCCAGCCCCAGTCCTAGCTGCTGTGCCCGAGGGCAACCCCTACTCACCTCTCTGACTCCTGAATGACCAGGGCCTTTTCCAGGGCCTCCCGGCCTGGGCCAGGTGGCAGCCCCACAGCTGAGAGGCGGCCCCCACTGGGCAGGGTTAGGGAGGGCCCCGAGCTGTCGATGGTGTCAGCCAGGGGGTCGCAGGGTGGACGCCGGGGCTCCCCCTGTCCTCGCATCCGGGCGCTGTGGGAGAAGGTGTGAATGTTCAGGGGAGACGGGGACTGGGGCAGGGagcagacagaaaggaagggcaaagCCAGTACCTGGGCTGGGAAGTGTCCGCTCTCCCAGGGGCATCCTGGGCCaggggcgggggggcaggggctgcagtGCCAGCCGGTGGGGTCACCCCATCCCCCCGGGGGATGGTCACCTCCTGGGCCTCAGATGCGTCCTCCCCACAGTGGGGACAGAAGACCATCCCGTTCAGCTGGGACACACAGGCCTTGTGGAAGCGGTGGGCCACTCGGAAGTCAGGGTGACACTCCAGGAAGGTGCCCTGGGGGCAGGAAAACAATGTGGCCAGGCTCTGGGAGCCCCTACCCCCATGGGGCATGCTGCCTGTCTGCCCCACTGGTCACTCACCGCCGTGC
This genomic interval from Balaenoptera ricei isolate mBalRic1 chromosome 11, mBalRic1.hap2, whole genome shotgun sequence contains the following:
- the EHMT2 gene encoding histone-lysine N-methyltransferase EHMT2 isoform X4, with amino-acid sequence MAAAAGAAAAAAAEGEAPAEMGALVLEKEPRGATERVHGSLGDTPRSEEILPKANPDSLETAGPSSPASVTVTVGDEGADTPVGATPLIGDEPENLEGDGDLHGGRILMGHATKSFPSSPSKGGACPSRAKMSMTGAGKSPPSVQSLAMRLLSMPGAQGATAAGPEPPPATASPEGQPKVHRARKTMSKPGNGQPPVPEKRPPEVQHFRMSDDVHSLGKVTSDVAKRRKLNSGGGLSEELGSARGSREVTLEKGDPGSLEEWETVVGDDFSLYYDSYSVDERVDSDSKSEVEALAEQLSEEEEEEEEEEEEEEEEEEEEEEEEEDEESGNQSDRSGSSGRRKAKKKWRKDSPWVKPSRKRRKREPPRAKEPRGVNGVGSSGPSEYMEVPLGSLELPSEGTLSPNHAGVSNDTSSLETERGFEELPLCSCRMEAPKIDRISERAGHKCMATESVDGELSGCNAAILKRETMRPSSRVALMVLCETHRARMVKHHCCPGCGYFCTAGTFLECHPDFRVAHRFHKACVSQLNGMVFCPHCGEDASEAQEVTIPRGDGVTPPAGTAAPAPPPLAQDAPGRADTSQPSARMRGQGEPRRPPCDPLADTIDSSGPSLTLPSGGRLSAVGLPPGPGREALEKALVIQESERRKKLRFHPRQLYLSVKQGELQKVILMLLDNLDPNFQSDQQSKRTPLHAAAQKGSVEICHVLLQAGANINAVDKQQRTPLMEAVVNNHLEVARYMVQRGGCVYSKEEDGSTCLHHAAKIGNLEMVSLLLSTGQVDVNAQDSGGWTPIIWAAEHKHIEVIRMLLTRGADVTLTDNEENICLHWASFTGSAAIAEVLLNARCDLHAVNYHGDTPLHIAARESYHDCVLLFLSRGANPELRNKEGDTAWDLTPERSDVWFALQLNRKLRLGVGNRAIRTEKIICRDVARGYENVPIPCVNGVDGEPCPEDYKYISENCETSTMNIDRNITHLQHCTCGDDCSSSNCLCGQLSIRCWYDKDGRLLQEFNKIEPPLIFECNQACSCWRNCKNRVVQSGIKVRLQLYRTAKMGWGVRALQTIPQGTFICEYVGELISDAEADVREDDSYLFDLDNKDGEVYCIDARYYGNISRFINHLCDPNIIPVRVFMLHQDLRFPRIAFFSSRDIRAGEELGFDYGDRFWDIKSKYFTCQCGSEKCKHSAEAIALEQSRLARLDPHPELLPELGSLPPVNP